In one Ananas comosus cultivar F153 linkage group 12, ASM154086v1, whole genome shotgun sequence genomic region, the following are encoded:
- the LOC109717984 gene encoding putative uncharacterized protein DDB_G0291608, whose translation MDASAAAAEAEAPPPPSSPVQQQQLRGRRDEWSEGAVRRLLEAYESAWSLRGRAKLRGSDWAGIARHVSLGSRPTSPETTTTTTTTTTRAKSARQCKNKVESMKKRFRSESSTRPEPSTRPGSSSPRRRRGSSCTWRFYGAMERLLSGAKSETHSADFAPYTCRNEIGPSANNNNNNNNDEVLVGGERGDDANSSSSKGKLCESFPECRTCDDGNEEEGEEGTMPNTTGIDPSNKTKKRKGPRNEVAESIRALARSILKVEKARIEMCKNSEKMKAEAEVRRGETELKMTEIVAETQLRIAKLLAKRLNARCGKSGSSTNDKGSG comes from the exons ATGGacgcctccgccgcggcggcggaggcggaggcaccgccgccgccgagttCGCCGGTNCAGCAGCAGCAGCTGAGGGGGAGGCGCGACGAGTGGAGCGAGGGCGCGGTGCGGCGCCTCCTCGAGGCGTACGAGTCCGCGTGGTCGCTGCGGGGCCGGGCGAAGCTGCGGGGCTCCGACTGGGCCGGGATCGCGCGACACGTGTCCCTCGGATCTCGCCCCACCTCgccggagacgacgacgacgacgacgacgacgacgacgagggcgAAGAGCGCGAGGCAGTGCAAGAACAAGGTGGAGTCGATGAAGAAGCGGTTCCGGTCCGAGTCGTCGACCCGGCCCGAGCCGTCGACCCGGCCCGGGTCGTCGAGCCCGCGTCGCCGGAGGGGATCGTCGTGCACGTGGCGGTTCTACGGCGCCATGGAGCGGTTGCTCTCAGGGGCAAAATCGGAAACCCACTCCGCCGATTTTGCGCCCTACACGTGTCGGAACGAGATTGGTCCCagtgctaataataataataataataataatgatgaggTGTTGGTTGGTGGAGAGAGGGGTGATGATGCAAATTCGAGCTCTTCAAAAGGCAAG CTTTGCGAATCTTTTCCCGAATGCCGAACTTGTGACGATGGTAAtgaggaggagggcgaggaagGAACAATGCCGAATACTACGGGTATTGATCCGTCGAAcaagacgaagaagaggaaggggCCGAGGAATGAGGTGGCGGAGAGCATTAGGGCTTTGGCGCGTTCGATCTTAAAGGTTGAGAAAGCGAGGATAGAAATGTGTAAGAATTCGGAGAAAAtgaaggcagaggcggaggtcAGGAGGGGGGAGACGGAGCTCAAGATGACGGAGATCGTCGCGGAGACCCAGTTGCGAATCGCGAAGCTTCTTGCGAAGAGATTGAACGCGAGGTGCGGAAAGAGCGGGAGTTCCACCAACGACAAAGGTAGCG ggtGA
- the LOC109718919 gene encoding protein transport protein Sec61 subunit gamma-like, with product MDAVESVVDPLREFAKDSFRLVKRCHKPDRKEFSKVAVRTAIGFVVMGFVGFFVKLIFIPINNIIVGSG from the exons ATGGACGCTGTTGAGTCCGTTGTCGACCCCCTGAGGGAGTTCGCGAAGGACAGCTTCCGCCTCGTCAAGCGCTGCCACAAGCCCGATCGCAAAG AGTTTTCGAAGGTGGCGGTGCGCACGGCAATCGGGTTCGTGGTAATGGGATTCGTGGGGTTCTTTGTGAAGCTGATCTTTATCCCCATCAACAACATCATAGTCGGATCTGGTTAG